The window TACGTGGACACGAAGCTGTACGAGGTGGCGAAGGGGGCCCCGGCCATGCCCTCGGTCCGGATGGCCGTGCTGGCCTCCCTCAACATCGCCGATGAGCTGTTTAAGCTGGGGGAGGCCCGGGAGCGGGAGACGGCGACCGCGCTGGCCAAGATCGCAGAGCTGAGCCAGTCTCTCGATCAGGTGGTCTCCGCCCGCGCGTGAGGGCGCGGTCGGAGGGAGGGCCAGACATCGAGGCCGGAGGAGAGTGGCGCACGCGGAGTGGTACGGGAGAGTTCCGCATCCCCTACCGTGTTCGTGATGGGGCAGTGTTCCTTGAGCCAACACGCGAAGCCTGGGAGCCCTCTTCCCGGCGTGGTGTGCAGGCCCGCCCTTCGGGAGCGGGAAGCCTAAAGCGCCGACGGGGCACCC of the Candidatus Methylomirabilis sp. genome contains:
- a CDS encoding cell division protein ZapA, with amino-acid sequence MPADEHVSQVEIFGERYTLRASEDPAYIRRVAQYVDTKLYEVAKGAPAMPSVRMAVLASLNIADELFKLGEARERETATALAKIAELSQSLDQVVSARA